One stretch of Zingiber officinale cultivar Zhangliang chromosome 6B, Zo_v1.1, whole genome shotgun sequence DNA includes these proteins:
- the LOC121993226 gene encoding protein SPA1-RELATED 4-like isoform X1: MDGPWRRRRRRKESAIKAGNMWFSSQVGAAAADPYPPPFASFLERQGPSKKRRRRRRRRRRRRERSKVMRGLEDAAGPRGEVEDEDEPAATAEDEVSLRQWVDQPSRAVDLLQCLHIFRQIVDAVNAAHAQGVVVGGVRPSCFVMSSLDRVSFIESASCSESSEDDDLTSGRSRLGGGSSRMVASEEPSGGVEDEKAAFPMKKVLQMEAAWYTSPEEDAGKPATFASDVYRLGVLLFELFYSFESLEEKFISMANLRHRVLPPQLLLKWPKEASCCLWLLHPHQDTRPKMSGVLESEFLNQPKDSLEERDAAIKLKEETEDQELLLEFLLHLQLKKKEIVDQLHNTIRFLTADIEEVTHQKSILSKKSCSKLDKDDRSSKEKLYEPLLDSVKDEYSFNSDARKRLRPDLQNSIQEKHYNVGAKDPRPKKVQQIQENPLSKSSRLMKNCEKLEAVYVSKRCRTVKQESQPGNKFIHIISSGKGSSFRPPHGSSVDDWDYDVENVGRNEWINPFLKGMCKYLAFSRLKVRADLKQGDLLNPRNLVCSMGFDRDKEFFATAGVNKKIKIFECNTILNGDRDIHYPVAEIINASKISCICWNSYIKSHIALSDFEGVVQAWDATRNQVFAVMREHEKRVWSVDFSLTDPTKLASGSDDGAVKIWNINQAGSVCTIRTKANVCSVQFQPDSAYSLAIGSADHKIYCYDLRNLRIPRCTLVNHMKTVSYVKYLDSLSLVSASTDNSIKLWNLPASASGIIESPLQTFTGHANIKNFVGLSTSDGYIATGSETNEVFIYYKSFPMPVLSYKFGVTDPISGKEMDDASQFISSVCWQGETSTLLAASSTGNIKLLEMV, translated from the exons ATGGATGGGCCATggcggaggaggagaaggagaaaagaaaGCGCAATTAAAGCTGGGAATATGTGGTTCAGTTCTCAGGTTGGAGCAGCGGCAGCAGACCCTTATCCCCCTCCGTTTGCTTCATTCTTGGAACGACAAGGACCAAGTAAAaaacggaggaggaggaggaggaggaggaggaggaggagagaaagGAGTAAAGTAATGCGTGGTTTGGAGGATGCGGCTGGTCCCCGCGGCGAGGTCGAGGACGAGGATGAACCGGCTGCGACGGCGGAGGATGAGGTCAGCCTGCGGCAATGGGTGGACCAGCCCAGCCGGGCAGTGGATCTGCTCCAGTGCCTCCACATCTTCCGGCAGATCGTCGACGCCGTCAACGCTGCCCACGCCCAGGGCGTGGTTGTCGGCGGCGTACGCCCCTCCTGCTTCGTCATGTCTTCCCTGGATCGCGTTTCCTTCATCGAGTCCGCCTCCTGTTCCGAATCCTCAGAGGACGACGATTTGACGTCGGGCCGCTCAAGGCTTGGCGGTGGTTCCTCCCGGATGGTGGCCTCCGAGGAGCCGAGTGGCGGGGTCGAGGACGAGAAGGCGGCGTTCCCGATGAAGAAAGTGCTGCAGATGGAGGCCGCGTGGTACACGAGCCCGGAGGAAGATGCTGGGAAGCCAGCTACATTTGCATCGGATGTTTACCGATTAGGTGTCCTTCTTTTCGAG CTGTTCTACTCGTTCGAGTCGCTAGAGGAGAAGTTTATATCGATGGCCAACTTGAGACACCGTGTTCTGCCGCCACAGCTTCTGCTCAAATGGCCCAAGGAAGCCTCCTGCTGCCTTTGGCTGTTGCATCCTCACCAGGATACCCGGCCTAAGATGAG TGGAGTATTGGAAAGTGAGTTCCTCAATCAACCAAAGGATAGTTTGGAGGAGCGTGATGCAGCAATTAAGCTGAAAGAAGAGACAGAAGACCAAGAATTATTGCTGGAGTTTCTTTTACATTTGCAGTTAAAAAAGAAGGAAATTGTTGATCAGTTGCATAATACCATCCGTTTTCTTACTGCTGACATAGAAGAAGTCACACACCAAAAATCAATTCTCAGTAAGAAATCATGTTCAAAACTGGACAAGGATGATCGATCatcaaaagaaaaattatatgaacCTTTATTGGATTCTGTAAAAGATGAATATTCATTCAACTCGGATGCTAGAAAACGCTTGAGACCTGACCTTCAGAATTCCATCCAAGAGAAGCACTATAATGTTGGTGCTAAAGATCCAAGACCTAAAAAGGTTCAGCAGATTCAGGAAAATCCATTATCAAAGAGCTCCCGATTGATGAAAAACTGTGAAAAGTTGGAGGCTGTCTATGTTTCCAAGAGATGCAGGACAGTGAAACAAGAAAGTCAACCAGGAAACAAATTCATTCACATTATCAGTAGTGGCAAAGGGTCCAGTTTTAGGCCCCCCCATGGAAGTTCAGTTGATGATTGGGACTATGATGTAGAAAATGTTGGTAGAAATGAATGGATTAATCCTTTTCTTAAAGGCATGTGCAAATATCTAGCATTTAGTAGGTTGAAAGTGAGGGCTGATCTTAAACAAGGTGATCTACTGAATCCAAGGAATTTAGTATGTTCAATGGGTTTTGATCGGGATAAAGAATTTTTTGCTACTGCTGGTGTAAATAagaaaattaagatttttgaatGCAACACTATTCTGAATGGAGATCGTGATATTCATTATCCTGTAGCAGAAATTATTAATGCCTCAAAGATAAGCTGTATCTGTTGGAACAGTTATATCAAGAGCCATATAGCCTTGAGTGACTTTGAGGGTGTTGTACAG GCATGGGATGCAACAAGAAACCAAGTTTTTGCAGTAATGAGAGAGCATGAGAAACGAGTATGGTCTGTTGACTTTTCTCTCACAGATCCGACGAAATTGGCTAGCGGTAGTGATGATGGCGCTGTGAAGATATGGAATATCAATCAG GCTGGGAGTGTTTGTACTATCAGAACTAAGGCAAATGTGTGCTCTGTGCAATTTCAACCTGATTCTGCTTATTCACTTGCAATTGGTTCAGCAGATCACAAGATCTACTGTTACGATCTCCGTAATTTAAGAATACCTCGTTGTACTCTGGTTAACCATATGAAAACTGTGAGCTATGTCAAGTACCTGGATTCATTGAGTCTAGTATCTGCATCTACTGATAACTCAATAAAGCTATGGAACTTACCTGCAAGTGCATCAGGAATAATAGAAAGTCCTCTTCAAACTTTCACTGGCCATGCAAACATCAAG AATTTCGTTGGTCTTTCTACCTCAGATGGATATATTGCTACAGGTTCTGAGACAAATGAG GTTTTCATCTACTACAAATCTTTCCCAATGCCTGTTTTGTCATACAAATTTGGCGTTACCGATCCAATATCTGGCAAGGAGATGGATGACGCATCGCAGTTCATATCTTCTGTATGCTGGCAGGGTGAGACCTCCACGTTGCTCGCAGCAAGTTCCACCGGCAACATTAAGCTCTTGGAGATGGTTTAA
- the LOC121993226 gene encoding protein SPA1-RELATED 4-like isoform X2, translating to MDGPWRRRRRRKESAIKAGNMWFSSQVGAAAADPYPPPFASFLERQGPSKKRRRRRRRRRRRRERSKVMRGLEDAAGPRGEVEDEDEPAATAEDEVSLRQWVDQPSRAVDLLQCLHIFRQIVDAVNAAHAQGVVVGGVRPSCFVMSSLDRVSFIESASCSESSEDDDLTSGRSRLGGGSSRMVASEEPSGGVEDEKAAFPMKKVLQMEAAWYTSPEEDAGKPATFASDVYRLGVLLFELFYSFESLEEKFISMANLRHRVLPPQLLLKWPKEASCCLWLLHPHQDTRPKMSGVLESEFLNQPKDSLEERDAAIKLKEETEDQELLLEFLLHLQLKKKEIVDQLHNTIRFLTADIEEVTHQKSILSKKSCSKLDKDDRSSKEKLYEPLLDSVKDEYSFNSDARKRLRPDLQNSIQEKHYNVGAKDPRPKKVQQIQENPLSKSSRLMKNCEKLEAVYVSKRCRTVKQESQPGNKFIHIISSGKGSSFRPPHGSSVDDWDYDVENVGRNEWINPFLKGMCKYLAFSRLKVRADLKQGDLLNPRNLVCSMGFDRDKEFFATAGVNKKIKIFECNTILNGDRDIHYPVAEIINASKISCICWNSYIKSHIALSDFEGVVQAWDATRNQVFAVMREHEKRVWSVDFSLTDPTKLASGSDDGAVKIWNINQAILFLHLVLGVFVLSELRQMCALCNFNLILLIHLQLVQQITRSTVTISVI from the exons ATGGATGGGCCATggcggaggaggagaaggagaaaagaaaGCGCAATTAAAGCTGGGAATATGTGGTTCAGTTCTCAGGTTGGAGCAGCGGCAGCAGACCCTTATCCCCCTCCGTTTGCTTCATTCTTGGAACGACAAGGACCAAGTAAAaaacggaggaggaggaggaggaggaggaggaggaggagagaaagGAGTAAAGTAATGCGTGGTTTGGAGGATGCGGCTGGTCCCCGCGGCGAGGTCGAGGACGAGGATGAACCGGCTGCGACGGCGGAGGATGAGGTCAGCCTGCGGCAATGGGTGGACCAGCCCAGCCGGGCAGTGGATCTGCTCCAGTGCCTCCACATCTTCCGGCAGATCGTCGACGCCGTCAACGCTGCCCACGCCCAGGGCGTGGTTGTCGGCGGCGTACGCCCCTCCTGCTTCGTCATGTCTTCCCTGGATCGCGTTTCCTTCATCGAGTCCGCCTCCTGTTCCGAATCCTCAGAGGACGACGATTTGACGTCGGGCCGCTCAAGGCTTGGCGGTGGTTCCTCCCGGATGGTGGCCTCCGAGGAGCCGAGTGGCGGGGTCGAGGACGAGAAGGCGGCGTTCCCGATGAAGAAAGTGCTGCAGATGGAGGCCGCGTGGTACACGAGCCCGGAGGAAGATGCTGGGAAGCCAGCTACATTTGCATCGGATGTTTACCGATTAGGTGTCCTTCTTTTCGAG CTGTTCTACTCGTTCGAGTCGCTAGAGGAGAAGTTTATATCGATGGCCAACTTGAGACACCGTGTTCTGCCGCCACAGCTTCTGCTCAAATGGCCCAAGGAAGCCTCCTGCTGCCTTTGGCTGTTGCATCCTCACCAGGATACCCGGCCTAAGATGAG TGGAGTATTGGAAAGTGAGTTCCTCAATCAACCAAAGGATAGTTTGGAGGAGCGTGATGCAGCAATTAAGCTGAAAGAAGAGACAGAAGACCAAGAATTATTGCTGGAGTTTCTTTTACATTTGCAGTTAAAAAAGAAGGAAATTGTTGATCAGTTGCATAATACCATCCGTTTTCTTACTGCTGACATAGAAGAAGTCACACACCAAAAATCAATTCTCAGTAAGAAATCATGTTCAAAACTGGACAAGGATGATCGATCatcaaaagaaaaattatatgaacCTTTATTGGATTCTGTAAAAGATGAATATTCATTCAACTCGGATGCTAGAAAACGCTTGAGACCTGACCTTCAGAATTCCATCCAAGAGAAGCACTATAATGTTGGTGCTAAAGATCCAAGACCTAAAAAGGTTCAGCAGATTCAGGAAAATCCATTATCAAAGAGCTCCCGATTGATGAAAAACTGTGAAAAGTTGGAGGCTGTCTATGTTTCCAAGAGATGCAGGACAGTGAAACAAGAAAGTCAACCAGGAAACAAATTCATTCACATTATCAGTAGTGGCAAAGGGTCCAGTTTTAGGCCCCCCCATGGAAGTTCAGTTGATGATTGGGACTATGATGTAGAAAATGTTGGTAGAAATGAATGGATTAATCCTTTTCTTAAAGGCATGTGCAAATATCTAGCATTTAGTAGGTTGAAAGTGAGGGCTGATCTTAAACAAGGTGATCTACTGAATCCAAGGAATTTAGTATGTTCAATGGGTTTTGATCGGGATAAAGAATTTTTTGCTACTGCTGGTGTAAATAagaaaattaagatttttgaatGCAACACTATTCTGAATGGAGATCGTGATATTCATTATCCTGTAGCAGAAATTATTAATGCCTCAAAGATAAGCTGTATCTGTTGGAACAGTTATATCAAGAGCCATATAGCCTTGAGTGACTTTGAGGGTGTTGTACAG GCATGGGATGCAACAAGAAACCAAGTTTTTGCAGTAATGAGAGAGCATGAGAAACGAGTATGGTCTGTTGACTTTTCTCTCACAGATCCGACGAAATTGGCTAGCGGTAGTGATGATGGCGCTGTGAAGATATGGAATATCAATCAGGCAATTCTATTTTTGCACTTGGT GCTGGGAGTGTTTGTACTATCAGAACTAAGGCAAATGTGTGCTCTGTGCAATTTCAACCTGATTCTGCTTATTCACTTGCAATTGGTTCAGCAGATCACAAGATCTACTGTTACGATCTCCGTAATTTAA
- the LOC121993226 gene encoding protein SPA1-RELATED 4-like isoform X3 has protein sequence MDGPWRRRRRRKESAIKAGNMWFSSQVGAAAADPYPPPFASFLERQGPSKKRRRRRRRRRRRRERSKVMRGLEDAAGPRGEVEDEDEPAATAEDEVSLRQWVDQPSRAVDLLQCLHIFRQIVDAVNAAHAQGVVVGGVRPSCFVMSSLDRVSFIESASCSESSEDDDLTSGRSRLGGGSSRMVASEEPSGGVEDEKAAFPMKKVLQMEAAWYTSPEEDAGKPATFASDVYRLGVLLFELFYSFESLEEKFISMANLRHRVLPPQLLLKWPKEASCCLWLLHPHQDTRPKMSGVLESEFLNQPKDSLEERDAAIKLKEETEDQELLLEFLLHLQLKKKEIVDQLHNTIRFLTADIEEVTHQKSILSKKSCSKLDKDDRSSKEKLYEPLLDSVKDEYSFNSDARKRLRPDLQNSIQEKHYNVGAKDPRPKKVQQIQENPLSKSSRLMKNCEKLEAVYVSKRCRTVKQESQPGNKFIHIISSGKGSSFRPPHGSSVDDWDYDVENVGRNEWINPFLKGMCKYLAFSRLKVRADLKQGDLLNPRNLVCSMGFDRDKEFFATAGVNKKIKIFECNTILNGDRDIHYPVAEIINASKISCICWNSYIKSHIALSDFEGVVQAWDATRNQVFAVMREHEKRVWSVDFSLTDPTKLASGSDDGAVKIWNINQAILFLHLVYVCF, from the exons ATGGATGGGCCATggcggaggaggagaaggagaaaagaaaGCGCAATTAAAGCTGGGAATATGTGGTTCAGTTCTCAGGTTGGAGCAGCGGCAGCAGACCCTTATCCCCCTCCGTTTGCTTCATTCTTGGAACGACAAGGACCAAGTAAAaaacggaggaggaggaggaggaggaggaggaggaggagagaaagGAGTAAAGTAATGCGTGGTTTGGAGGATGCGGCTGGTCCCCGCGGCGAGGTCGAGGACGAGGATGAACCGGCTGCGACGGCGGAGGATGAGGTCAGCCTGCGGCAATGGGTGGACCAGCCCAGCCGGGCAGTGGATCTGCTCCAGTGCCTCCACATCTTCCGGCAGATCGTCGACGCCGTCAACGCTGCCCACGCCCAGGGCGTGGTTGTCGGCGGCGTACGCCCCTCCTGCTTCGTCATGTCTTCCCTGGATCGCGTTTCCTTCATCGAGTCCGCCTCCTGTTCCGAATCCTCAGAGGACGACGATTTGACGTCGGGCCGCTCAAGGCTTGGCGGTGGTTCCTCCCGGATGGTGGCCTCCGAGGAGCCGAGTGGCGGGGTCGAGGACGAGAAGGCGGCGTTCCCGATGAAGAAAGTGCTGCAGATGGAGGCCGCGTGGTACACGAGCCCGGAGGAAGATGCTGGGAAGCCAGCTACATTTGCATCGGATGTTTACCGATTAGGTGTCCTTCTTTTCGAG CTGTTCTACTCGTTCGAGTCGCTAGAGGAGAAGTTTATATCGATGGCCAACTTGAGACACCGTGTTCTGCCGCCACAGCTTCTGCTCAAATGGCCCAAGGAAGCCTCCTGCTGCCTTTGGCTGTTGCATCCTCACCAGGATACCCGGCCTAAGATGAG TGGAGTATTGGAAAGTGAGTTCCTCAATCAACCAAAGGATAGTTTGGAGGAGCGTGATGCAGCAATTAAGCTGAAAGAAGAGACAGAAGACCAAGAATTATTGCTGGAGTTTCTTTTACATTTGCAGTTAAAAAAGAAGGAAATTGTTGATCAGTTGCATAATACCATCCGTTTTCTTACTGCTGACATAGAAGAAGTCACACACCAAAAATCAATTCTCAGTAAGAAATCATGTTCAAAACTGGACAAGGATGATCGATCatcaaaagaaaaattatatgaacCTTTATTGGATTCTGTAAAAGATGAATATTCATTCAACTCGGATGCTAGAAAACGCTTGAGACCTGACCTTCAGAATTCCATCCAAGAGAAGCACTATAATGTTGGTGCTAAAGATCCAAGACCTAAAAAGGTTCAGCAGATTCAGGAAAATCCATTATCAAAGAGCTCCCGATTGATGAAAAACTGTGAAAAGTTGGAGGCTGTCTATGTTTCCAAGAGATGCAGGACAGTGAAACAAGAAAGTCAACCAGGAAACAAATTCATTCACATTATCAGTAGTGGCAAAGGGTCCAGTTTTAGGCCCCCCCATGGAAGTTCAGTTGATGATTGGGACTATGATGTAGAAAATGTTGGTAGAAATGAATGGATTAATCCTTTTCTTAAAGGCATGTGCAAATATCTAGCATTTAGTAGGTTGAAAGTGAGGGCTGATCTTAAACAAGGTGATCTACTGAATCCAAGGAATTTAGTATGTTCAATGGGTTTTGATCGGGATAAAGAATTTTTTGCTACTGCTGGTGTAAATAagaaaattaagatttttgaatGCAACACTATTCTGAATGGAGATCGTGATATTCATTATCCTGTAGCAGAAATTATTAATGCCTCAAAGATAAGCTGTATCTGTTGGAACAGTTATATCAAGAGCCATATAGCCTTGAGTGACTTTGAGGGTGTTGTACAG GCATGGGATGCAACAAGAAACCAAGTTTTTGCAGTAATGAGAGAGCATGAGAAACGAGTATGGTCTGTTGACTTTTCTCTCACAGATCCGACGAAATTGGCTAGCGGTAGTGATGATGGCGCTGTGAAGATATGGAATATCAATCAGGCAATTCTATTTTTGCACTTGGTGTATGTCTGCTTTTGA